Proteins from one Carassius auratus strain Wakin linkage group LG28B, ASM336829v1, whole genome shotgun sequence genomic window:
- the LOC113067548 gene encoding ecto-ADP-ribosyltransferase 4-like: MLLIIEALLLISAALGKDHRAAAVEGEKYPLDMALNSVDDRYEKCTKQMANLVENKYLKQEKSNPETGFGNAWKLAENNHKPPGENLKKNHLIAIYVYTNSKTSDVYKKFNAADRKDKKEYENKTYKWYSLHFLLTEAVQILKKTQNTCYDTYRRTKVEFDNVFLNKEVRFGSFTSSSKNRESTSDYGSKSCFEIHTCQGANITKYSMISEEEEVLIPPYEMFKVTAIKRRTDEPKLWCETVYVLKSIGTKSYLNCALVKKPTNTIRLKFK; the protein is encoded by the exons ATGCTGCTGATCATTGAAGCTCTTCTTCTCATTTCAGCTGCTCTAGGAAAG GATCACAGAGCTGCTGCTGTTGAAGGAGAGAAATATCCACTGGATATGGCACTGAATTCAGTTGATGATCGATATGAGAAATGTACAAAACAAATGGCGAACCTGGTGGAGAACAAATATCTGAAGCAAGAAAAGTCTAACCCCGAAACTGGCTTTGGAAATGCTTGGAAACTTGCTGAAAATAATCACAAGCCACCAGGAGAGAACTTGAAAAAGAATCATTTAATCGCCATTTATGTGTATACTAACTCAAAAACATCTGATGTATATAAGAAGTTTAATGCAGCTGATCGTAAAGACAAGAAAgaatatgaaaacaaaacttACAAATGGTATTCACTTCACTTTCTGTTAACAGAAGCAGTACAGATTctgaagaaaacacaaaatacatgCTATGATACTTATCGTCGTACTAAAGTTGaatttgataatgtttttctgaACAAAGAGGTTCGTTTTGGCTCATTTACTTCATCCTCTAAGAATCGTGAGAGTACATCCGATTATGGGTCTAAATCTTGTTTTGAAATCCACACTTGTCAAGGTgctaatattacaaaatattcaatGATTTCTGAGGAGGAAGAAGTGCTGATTCCTCCGTATGAGATGTTTAAAGTCACTGCTATTAAAAGAAGAACAGATGAGCCTAAACTCTGGTGTGAAACTGTCTATGTGTTGAAAAGCATTGGAACAAAAAGTTACCTGAACTGTGCTCTAGTTAAGAAACCAACCAACACCATAAGGCTTAAATTCAAATGA